A genomic window from Fundulus heteroclitus isolate FHET01 unplaced genomic scaffold, MU-UCD_Fhet_4.1 scaffold_74, whole genome shotgun sequence includes:
- the spink4 gene encoding serine protease inhibitor Kazal-type 4 translates to MTGRVVLLGLLLICVATDAADKSGLMRKPSCPEVEEIVACPMNFAPVCGSDGNTYANECALCVERQATKRDIMVAKEGGC, encoded by the exons ATGACTGGTCGAGTTGTTTTGCTGGGACTCCTGCTCATCTGTGTCGCAACAG aTGCTGCAGACAAGTCTGGACTTATGAGGAAG CCTTCTTGTCCTGAGGTGGAAGAGATCGTGGCATGCCCAATGAACTTCGCCCCTGTCTGCGGCAGCGATGGAAACACTTACGCCAACGAGTGTGCCCTCTGTGTCGAGAGACA AGCAACCAAAAGGGACATTATGGTCGCCAAAGAGGGAGGCTGCTGA